In Sander vitreus isolate 19-12246 chromosome 12, sanVit1, whole genome shotgun sequence, the following proteins share a genomic window:
- the kiss1ra gene encoding KISS1 receptor a, whose product MYSSAGLWNSTEQVWINGSEANVSLGRHGVVEEEEEGDQHPFLTDAWLVPLFFSLIMLVGLVGNSLVIYVISKHRQMRTATNFYIANLAATDIIFLVCCVPFTATLYPLPGWIFGNFMCKFVAFLQQVTVQATCITLTAMSGDRCYVTVYPLKSLRHRTPRVAMMVSICIWIGSFILSSPILMYQRIEEGYWYGPRQYCMERFPSKTHERAFILYQFIAAYLLPVLTISFCYTLMVKRVGQPTVEPVDNNYQVNLLSERTISIRRKVSKMVVVIILLFAICWGPIQIFILFQSFYPNYQPNYATYKIKTWANCMSYANSSVNPIVYGFMGATFQKSFRKTFPFLFKHKVRDSSMASRTANAEIKFVAAEEGNNNNATN is encoded by the exons ATGTACTCCTCCGCGGGGCTCTGGAACTCTACCGAGCAGGTCTGGATTAACGGCTCCGAGGCAAACGTCTCTCTGGGAAGACATGGGgttgtggaggaggaggaggaaggagatcAGCACCCTTTCCTCACGGACGCCTGGCTGGtccccctcttcttctctctcatcATGCTGGTCGGACTGGTGGGCAACTCTCTGGTTATTTATGTAATTTCCAAACACAGGCAGATGAGAACAGCAACCAACTTCTACATAG CAAACCTGGCAGCCACTGACATTATCTTCTTGGTGTGCTGCGTCCCCTTCACTGCCACCCTCTATCCTCTCCCTGGATGGATCTTTGGTAACTTCATGTGCAAATTTGTAGCCTTTCTACAGCAG GTGACAGTCCAAGCCACCTGTATCACTCTGACAGCTATGAGCGGGGACCGCTGCTACGTCACAGTCTACCCTCTAAAATCTCTCCGCCACCGCACCCCGAGAGTAGCCATGATGGTCAGCATCTGCATTTGGATTG GCTCCTTTATCCTGTCTAGCCCGATTTTAATGTACCAGCGTATAGAGGAGGGTTACTGGTACGGCCCGAGGCAGTACTGCATGGAGAGATTCCCCTCAAAGACACATGAGAGGGCTTTCATCCTCTACCAGTTTATTGCTGCCTACCTGCTGCCTGTCCTCACTATTTCCTTCTGCTACACTCTGATGGTGAAGCGGGTGGGCCAGCCAACTGTGGAACCAGTAGACAACAACTATCAG GTCAACCTCCTGTCTGAGAGAACTATCAGTATTAGGAGAAAAGTCTCCAAGATGGTGGTAGTAATCATCCTCCTCTTCGCCATTTGCTGGGGTCCCATCCAGATCTTCATCCTCTTCCAGTCTTTCTATCCTAACTACCAGCCCAACTATGCGACATACAAGATCAAGACGTGGGCCAACTGTATGTCCTACGCCAACTCTTCGGTCAACCCTATAGTTTACGGTTTCATGGGAGCCACCTTCCAAAAGTCCTTCAGGAAAACCTTCCCGTTTCTGTTCAAGCACAAGGTCAGAGATAGCAGCATGGCTTCCAGGACTGCCAACGCTGAGATCAAGTTTGTTGCTGCAGAGGAAGGCAACAATAATAATGCAACAAATTGA